Proteins from a genomic interval of Zingiber officinale cultivar Zhangliang chromosome 2A, Zo_v1.1, whole genome shotgun sequence:
- the LOC122042545 gene encoding 5'-adenylylsulfate reductase-like 5 codes for MSLPFPFLCLLFLFSVFVSLSSSAASAAPICPESDLAFLRHLAGQCPSSVEIYSPSAVDGDSLDKELSNAMSNGYYSILFYASWCPFSSNLHPIFDVLSSMFPQIKHLLIEDSTIMPSVLSKYGIHSFPALFLFNGSAVVRHRGARDLNALIQFYKKSTGFNPISYMVAHHSISSWDTQTSMHQTGSPRELMSKEPYVVLAALFIFLKIVLSLAPIIYSHLNYCWASRTWRLNVHFLGELNQLLLRVLHLVDIKKLWSKLKLSNGTRNLREGANNAHAWASTLASVSLGEPSSPRVASSIS; via the exons ATGTCTCTACCCTTTCCCTTCCTCtgccttcttttcctattttccGTCTTCGTTTCTCTTTCCTCGTCTGCGGCCTCGGCGGCGCCTATTTGCCCCGAATCGGACCTCGCCTTCCTCCGCCATCTCGCCGGGCAGTGTCCTAGTTCGGTCGAGATTTATTCTCCTTCAGCG GTGGATGGGGATTCTCTGGATAAAGAGTTGAGCAATGCTATGAGTAATGGTTATTACTCTATCTTGTTCTATGCTTCATGGTGTCCATTCTCGAGCAATTTGCATCCCATTTTCGATGTGCTCAGCTCCATGTTTCCCCAAATAAAACATTTATTAATTGAAGATTCTACCATTATGCCAAG TGTTCTCTCAAAATATGGTATTCACAGCTTTCCAGCCCTATTTCTGTTCAACGGATCTGCAGTAGTGCGACACCGTGGTGCTAGAGATCTCAATGCTCTTATCCAATTTTACAAGAAAAGTACAG GATTCAACCCAATTTCATACATGGTTGCTCACCATTCCATTAGTTCGTGGGACACTCAGACCTCAATGCATCAAACTGGATCTCCAAGGGAATTAATGAGCAAGGAGCCCTATGTTGTGCTGGCAGCACTTTTCATTTTCCTCAAGATAGTTCTATCACTAGCTCCTATCATTTACTCCCACCTCAACTATTGTTGGGCTTCACGCACTTGGCGTTTGAATGTGCATTTCCTTGGCGAACTGAATCAGCTTTTGCTGAGAGTTCTACATTTGGTTGACATAAAGAAACTGTGGAGCAAGCTTAAGCTCAGCAATGGGACAAGGAATTTGAGGGAAGGAGCAAACAACGCTCACGCGTGGGCTTCCACCCTAGCTTCTGTGTCGCTGGGCGAGCCATCATCGCCACGAGTAGCCTCTTCCATCTCATGA
- the LOC122042546 gene encoding uncharacterized protein LOC122042546 isoform X1, translating to MEEDVRDSRPGEAGKIYGHLEVRSCPMQAVIEIDRKETHKGNALDCKGREVMLKCEEKGSQKEAIWQFYQLIWNLFNAECIIFPIYVSLLVLGIPVKRSCGDHAQIGSHCIISSSKPVQYYTVG from the exons ATGGAGGAGGATGTTCGTGATTCGAGGCCTGGCGAGGCTGGCAAAATCTACGGACATTTGGAGGTGAGAAG CTGCCCAATGCAGGCAGTCATTGAGATCGACCGAAAAGAAACTCACAAGGGCAATGCTCTGGATTGCAAGGGAAGGGAGGTGATGCTTAAATGTGAGGAGAAAGGCTCACAGAAG GAGGCAATATGGCAGTTCTATCAGTTAATCTGGAATCTTTTCAATGCCGAATGCATTATCTTCCCAATCTATGTTTCACTTCTAGTTCTTGGAATTCCTGTCAAGAGGAGTTGTGGAGATCATGCACAAATAGGGTCTCATTGTATCATCTCAAGTTCTAAACCAGTGCAATATTACACAGTTGGTTGA
- the LOC122042546 gene encoding uncharacterized protein LOC122042546 isoform X2, whose product MEEDVRDSRPGEAGKIYGHLEAVIEIDRKETHKGNALDCKGREVMLKCEEKGSQKEAIWQFYQLIWNLFNAECIIFPIYVSLLVLGIPVKRSCGDHAQIGSHCIISSSKPVQYYTVG is encoded by the exons ATGGAGGAGGATGTTCGTGATTCGAGGCCTGGCGAGGCTGGCAAAATCTACGGACATTTGGAG GCAGTCATTGAGATCGACCGAAAAGAAACTCACAAGGGCAATGCTCTGGATTGCAAGGGAAGGGAGGTGATGCTTAAATGTGAGGAGAAAGGCTCACAGAAG GAGGCAATATGGCAGTTCTATCAGTTAATCTGGAATCTTTTCAATGCCGAATGCATTATCTTCCCAATCTATGTTTCACTTCTAGTTCTTGGAATTCCTGTCAAGAGGAGTTGTGGAGATCATGCACAAATAGGGTCTCATTGTATCATCTCAAGTTCTAAACCAGTGCAATATTACACAGTTGGTTGA